A window from Kwoniella pini CBS 10737 chromosome 1, complete sequence encodes these proteins:
- a CDS encoding pyridoxal 5'-phosphate synthase, glutaminase subunit Pdx2: MTIQPIELPEIIIIGVLALQGAFIEHIHYLQKLRPHGHTIKAIPIRTLSELQQCQALVIPGGESTVISSIASHTPGLLEGLIDFARDPAKAVWGTCAGMILMADIDGVGGGRKKAVKGWQGIGGMKVWRNLFGGQLESFEASLTIPYISNPTKPFNLIFIRAPAVHSLSQNNQVEIIAQLPENLLPPPPPSDSPLGEPNLQDLGKVWLKKGKKMVTSFHPELSGDVRVHEFWVEKCVLGR; the protein is encoded by the exons ATGACTATACAGCCAATCGAATTACCAgaaataatcataataGGAGTTCTTG CTTTACAAGGAGCATTCATAGAGCATATTCATTATTTACAAAA ATTACGTCCCCATGGACATACGATAAAAGCTATACCTATACGTACTTTATCAGAATTACAACAATGTCAAGCATTAGTTATACCTGGAGGTGAATCGACTGTAATTTCCTCAATAGCATCACACACACCTGGATTACTTGAaggattgattgattttgctcGAGATCCAGCAAAAGCAGTTTGGGGAACTTGCGCAGGAATGATTCTTATGGCTGATATTGATGGAGTTGGAGGAGGTAGAAAGAAGGCTGTTAAAGGATGGCAAGGGATTGGGGGAATGAAAGTCTGGAGAAACCTATTCGGAG GCCAATTAGAATCATTTGAGGCTTCTTTAACAATTccatatatatcaaatccTACCAAACCATTCAATTTAATATTCATACGTGCACCAGCTGTACATTCATTATCACAAAataatcaagttgaaatcaTTGCTCAATTACCTGAGAATTTattacctcctccacctccatcCGATTCACCTCTAGGTGAACCTAATTTACaagatttaggtaaagtaTGGTtgaaaaaaggtaaaaaaatGGTTACTTCTTTTCATCCTGAATTGAGTGGAGATGTTAGAGTACATGAGTTTTGGGTGGAGAAATGTGTACTTGGACGTTGA